One genomic region from Nostoc sphaeroides encodes:
- a CDS encoding glycosyltransferase family 4 protein → MSLAVIAPQIGALSETFIRRHMEDLLPGNTVVVTSSNRLPYSGHWDVDCPKLIFNRFSLIERGFGKISKTFFPGYHTFYSPVKQFLCKQNVNVILGEYLNYPIYWLPLAQKLGIPFFAHAHGMDVSILLRQKKWQIEYLRYNQADAIITVNQVQRQRLIELGLKTEKIHLIPYGVKVPFQPFVRNNQQEIIRCIAVGRMVAKKAPLLMLDAFRQATEVYPDLHLDYVGTGPLFKSVQKFIQDWNLEQKVTLHGGQPNQVILQLMKEADIFVQHSIIDPESGDEEGLPVAILEAMAYSLPVVSTYHAGIPEAVKHGETGLLVEEGNSKKMAEYLITLAHDAHLRLQMGKAGWQIAQQHFSWKLQAEKLRHLMGIK, encoded by the coding sequence ATGTCTCTTGCTGTTATTGCACCACAGATTGGCGCTCTGTCTGAAACATTTATCCGACGACATATGGAAGATTTGCTTCCAGGAAACACTGTTGTTGTAACATCTAGTAATAGACTTCCTTATAGTGGGCACTGGGACGTTGACTGCCCCAAATTAATTTTCAATCGCTTCAGTTTGATTGAAAGAGGATTTGGAAAAATTTCCAAGACGTTCTTCCCTGGATATCATACATTTTACTCCCCAGTAAAGCAGTTTTTGTGCAAGCAAAATGTCAATGTCATTCTTGGAGAATACTTAAATTATCCTATTTACTGGCTTCCTTTGGCTCAAAAGTTAGGAATTCCTTTTTTTGCTCATGCTCACGGAATGGATGTTTCGATTCTTCTGCGTCAAAAGAAATGGCAAATTGAATATTTGCGTTATAACCAAGCGGATGCAATTATCACAGTCAATCAAGTCCAGCGCCAGAGATTAATTGAGCTAGGTTTAAAGACTGAAAAAATTCATCTTATCCCTTATGGTGTCAAAGTTCCCTTTCAACCATTTGTTAGGAATAATCAACAAGAAATCATTCGCTGCATAGCAGTTGGACGAATGGTAGCGAAAAAAGCTCCTCTCTTGATGCTAGATGCTTTTCGTCAAGCAACAGAGGTTTATCCTGATTTACACCTTGATTATGTAGGAACTGGTCCTTTATTTAAATCTGTACAAAAATTTATTCAGGACTGGAATTTAGAGCAAAAAGTGACATTACATGGAGGCCAACCCAATCAAGTAATCCTACAACTAATGAAAGAGGCAGATATCTTCGTACAACATAGCATTATCGATCCTGAATCAGGAGATGAAGAAGGTCTACCTGTAGCCATTTTAGAAGCAATGGCATACAGTTTGCCCGTTGTATCGACTTATCATGCAGGAATTCCCGAAGCTGTCAAACATGGCGAGACAGGATTATTAGTCGAAGAGGGTAACAGTAAAAAGATGGCTGAATATCTAATTACTCTAGCTCATGACGCTCACTTGCGCCTTCAAATGGGAAAAGCTGGTTGGCAAATAGCGCAACAGCATTTTTCATGGAAACTACAAGCTGAAAAACTTCGACACCTAATGGGAATTAAATAA
- a CDS encoding DUF2281 domain-containing protein has product MNIAEQIYALVKSLPQEQASEVLTFAEFTRTKHLSRRCFLAIAS; this is encoded by the coding sequence ATGAACATCGCTGAACAGATTTACGCACTCGTTAAATCCCTTCCCCAAGAGCAAGCCAGCGAGGTCTTGACTTTTGCTGAATTTACTCGTACCAAGCACCTATCCCGCAGATGCTTTCTGGCGATCGCCTCCTAA
- a CDS encoding Uma2 family endonuclease — protein sequence MLTNIRLISVREYHKMAETGIFHPEERLELIAGQIIRMSAKGTAHESAITRTERLLRQRLGDKVLLRIQSPVQLDDYSEPEPDIAVVKLNPLDYEDHHPNASEVFLLIEIADSSLKYDREVKAIAYSKSGIIEYWILDVNGRKLYMYRLPSPDGYHSESILAEDVTISPLAFGDCAIAIRELLRKV from the coding sequence ATGCTTACTAATATTCGCCTAATTAGTGTTCGAGAATATCACAAAATGGCGGAAACGGGAATTTTTCATCCTGAAGAACGCTTAGAATTAATCGCGGGACAAATCATCAGAATGTCAGCAAAAGGTACTGCTCACGAATCAGCAATTACCCGCACAGAAAGGTTATTACGTCAACGGTTGGGTGACAAAGTTTTATTAAGAATCCAATCACCAGTGCAACTTGATGATTATTCAGAACCAGAACCAGATATTGCAGTGGTGAAGCTGAATCCATTAGATTATGAGGATCACCATCCCAATGCTTCAGAAGTATTTTTACTGATTGAAATAGCTGATTCCAGTCTTAAATATGATCGAGAAGTAAAAGCGATCGCATACTCTAAGTCAGGTATTATTGAGTACTGGATTTTAGATGTCAATGGGCGTAAGTTGTATATGTATCGTCTCCCCAGTCCAGACGGATATCACAGTGAGAGCATACTTGCAGAGGATGTGACAATTTCACCTTTAGCTTTTGGTGATTGTGCGATCGCTATTCGGGAATTATTGCGTAAAGTTTAG
- a CDS encoding class I SAM-dependent methyltransferase, which translates to MINKLIMKLKLTLIEKVINNKERDFLSPKIGIGNIDNFGHRKSIFKALEKTIPDFSGTLLDVGAGYMPYKSLLLEPPSLVEKYIGLDFQDNLYTKPDLIWDGKRIPLADSCMDCAIATEVFEHCPEPEIVIKEILRVLKPGGILFFTVPFLWPLHTVPYDEYRYTPFSLERHLRNAGFDNIQLQALGGWDASLAQMIGLWGRRRFGYSINHKALGLLISLIISVIVLPIVWILYRFDKPPEEFRESSMITGISGTVRKPSAITV; encoded by the coding sequence ATGATTAATAAGTTGATAATGAAGCTGAAACTTACGTTAATAGAAAAGGTGATTAATAATAAAGAAAGAGATTTTTTGTCCCCAAAAATCGGGATTGGCAATATAGATAATTTTGGACATAGAAAAAGTATTTTTAAAGCTTTAGAAAAAACTATACCTGATTTTTCAGGAACTCTTTTAGATGTAGGTGCTGGTTATATGCCTTACAAATCTCTCTTATTAGAACCACCAAGTCTAGTTGAGAAATATATTGGTTTAGATTTCCAGGATAACCTGTATACTAAACCTGATCTAATTTGGGATGGAAAACGCATTCCTCTAGCAGATTCTTGTATGGATTGTGCTATCGCAACTGAAGTATTTGAACATTGCCCAGAACCAGAAATAGTAATTAAAGAAATTCTAAGAGTCTTGAAACCTGGAGGTATTTTATTTTTTACAGTTCCTTTTTTATGGCCACTCCACACTGTTCCCTATGACGAATATCGTTACACACCATTTTCGTTAGAACGCCATCTTAGGAACGCTGGATTTGACAACATTCAACTGCAAGCTTTAGGTGGATGGGATGCATCTCTAGCCCAAATGATAGGATTGTGGGGACGAAGAAGATTCGGATATTCAATCAATCATAAGGCACTTGGATTATTGATTTCATTAATAATTTCAGTAATAGTTTTACCGATTGTATGGATACTTTATAGATTTGATAAACCACCAGAGGAATTCCGCGAATCTTCAATGATAACTGGGATATCTGGTACGGTTAGAAAACCATCTGCAATAACTGTGTAA
- a CDS encoding Uma2 family endonuclease, whose product MVALPDNTLMSAEEYLLWEPTQEERYEYWDGEIVMMSGATRNHNRISLNFSKLLDDALADRSCEVYIVDVKVQVEPGQKYFYPDVVVTCDERDDDPQLVQFPCLIIEVLSPSTEAVDRGKKFAKYRQSPTLQEYVLVQVTQPVVEVFRRNEQGKWVLSEYNLDEILRLESVDVEIAIADLYRQVQFKTAATDN is encoded by the coding sequence ATGGTTGCTTTACCTGACAACACTTTGATGAGTGCAGAAGAATATCTGCTTTGGGAACCTACCCAAGAGGAACGCTACGAGTATTGGGATGGCGAAATTGTGATGATGAGTGGTGCTACACGCAACCATAATCGGATTTCTCTCAATTTCTCAAAGCTTTTAGATGATGCTCTAGCGGATCGCTCCTGTGAAGTGTACATTGTAGATGTAAAGGTACAGGTAGAACCGGGGCAAAAGTATTTTTATCCAGATGTTGTGGTAACTTGCGATGAACGAGATGACGATCCACAATTGGTACAATTTCCCTGCTTAATTATCGAAGTGCTATCACCTTCAACAGAAGCAGTCGATAGGGGGAAAAAGTTTGCCAAATATCGCCAATCTCCAACCTTGCAAGAATATGTCTTAGTACAAGTAACTCAACCAGTTGTAGAAGTGTTTCGGCGCAATGAACAGGGAAAATGGGTGTTGTCGGAGTATAATTTGGATGAAATATTGCGACTGGAATCTGTAGATGTAGAAATAGCGATCGCTGACTTGTACCGCCAAGTGCAGTTTAAAACCGCAGCCACAGACAATTGA
- a CDS encoding glycosyltransferase, whose translation MRDCKIQPTIVVAAYNRPLSLNRLLDSLSKASFKGYSNIKLIISIDYGGSSHVAKIAQEFIWEYGEKEVVLQSINLGLKKHIIYCGSISQQCEAVIVLEDDLFVSPEFYNYSCQALSFYKDDNRIGGISLYSYLYNEYAQQRFIPINDEFDNYFIQSATSWGQMWTKRQWKDFLEWFANEECESKQLISANNLLIPDQVLCWPEKSWKKYFIKYMVDKDKFFVVPRKSLTTNFSDAGENYAYSTFRLQVPLQVLPQQYKFSLLSESTVIYDSYFELTSDCIKGLNSNLAGINFTTDLYGTKNLDKISTEYLLTIRDTRKASLSYGFSLVPPELNIIFEQPGSFYTLCKVGDCLKEIEFKKVKQYAATTSDIGTKKLISLIVYNTARRFLDLLKTN comes from the coding sequence ATGAGAGACTGTAAAATACAACCAACAATTGTTGTTGCTGCTTATAATCGACCTTTATCTTTGAATAGATTGTTAGATTCCTTATCTAAGGCATCTTTTAAGGGTTACTCAAATATTAAGCTCATAATCAGTATTGATTATGGAGGTTCTTCTCATGTTGCAAAAATCGCGCAAGAATTTATTTGGGAATATGGTGAGAAAGAAGTAGTTTTGCAATCTATAAATTTAGGTTTAAAGAAACATATAATTTATTGTGGGAGTATTTCACAGCAGTGCGAAGCTGTAATAGTTCTAGAAGATGATTTGTTTGTTTCACCTGAATTCTATAACTATTCCTGTCAAGCATTATCTTTCTACAAAGATGATAATCGTATAGGCGGAATATCACTTTATTCGTATTTATATAACGAGTATGCTCAACAAAGGTTTATTCCGATTAACGATGAATTTGATAATTATTTTATTCAAAGTGCAACATCTTGGGGACAGATGTGGACAAAACGTCAGTGGAAAGATTTTTTAGAATGGTTTGCAAATGAAGAATGTGAAAGTAAGCAATTGATATCAGCTAACAATCTTTTAATTCCTGATCAAGTACTATGTTGGCCGGAAAAATCATGGAAGAAATACTTTATTAAATATATGGTTGATAAGGACAAGTTTTTTGTAGTACCTCGAAAGTCTCTAACAACTAATTTTTCTGATGCAGGAGAAAATTATGCCTACTCAACTTTTAGACTTCAGGTACCCTTGCAAGTGCTGCCTCAGCAGTATAAATTTTCTCTATTGAGCGAGTCTACAGTTATCTACGACAGTTACTTTGAACTCACATCTGACTGTATAAAAGGGCTGAACAGTAACCTTGCTGGCATCAATTTTACAACAGACCTATATGGGACTAAAAACCTCGATAAGATATCCACTGAATATTTGCTAACAATACGTGACACCAGAAAAGCATCGTTATCTTATGGCTTCAGCTTAGTTCCACCTGAGCTTAATATTATTTTTGAGCAGCCTGGTTCATTCTATACTTTATGTAAAGTGGGTGATTGTCTCAAGGAAATAGAATTTAAAAAAGTAAAACAATATGCCGCAACTACTTCGGATATAGGTACTAAAAAGCTAATTAGTTTAATTGTATATAATACAGCAAGGAGATTTCTAGATTTATTAAAGACTAACTAG
- a CDS encoding DUF2281 domain-containing protein: MAIDAEILQTLDQMPEPLKQELLHYAKYLVENYSKAISQESILQQKRRSGILKGTFVLPLPDDFDEPLEVFKEYMESVLSF, translated from the coding sequence ATGGCTATTGATGCAGAAATTTTACAAACACTAGATCAAATGCCAGAGCCACTTAAACAAGAACTCTTGCATTATGCCAAATATTTAGTTGAGAATTATTCAAAGGCCATTTCTCAGGAAAGTATACTACAACAAAAGCGTCGATCTGGCATCTTAAAAGGAACTTTTGTTTTACCTTTGCCTGATGACTTTGATGAACCTCTCGAAGTTTTTAAGGAATATATGGAATCAGTGCTTTCCTTTTAG
- a CDS encoding calcium-binding protein, which translates to MATIFGTTGSETINGTSENDILYGWARGGNADSPSGNDTLNGSLGDDILNGGTGNDSLLGSAGNDSLIGNDGNDVLTGGTRNDTLEGGAGADSLFGGAGNDSLIGNDGNDVLEGNVSDDVLVGGLGRDVLTGGAGDDRFYFNSLDEGIDTITDFDYFDDEIWISAEGFGIDTDALDAITFDRSTGALFVEDTQIARVSSIFGSLPISSGIITIF; encoded by the coding sequence ATGGCAACTATCTTCGGCACCACAGGTTCTGAAACAATAAATGGAACTTCGGAAAATGACATATTATATGGATGGGCTAGGGGTGGCAATGCTGATAGCCCGTCTGGTAATGACACCCTGAATGGCAGCTTGGGTGACGATATCTTAAATGGTGGTACTGGTAATGACAGCCTTTTGGGTAGTGCTGGCAATGATAGCCTGATTGGCAATGATGGCAACGACGTGCTGACTGGCGGCACCCGTAATGACACCTTAGAAGGTGGGGCGGGTGCTGACAGCCTTTTCGGTGGCGCTGGCAATGATAGCCTGATTGGCAATGATGGCAATGACGTGTTAGAAGGTAATGTCAGTGATGACGTCCTAGTTGGAGGCTTGGGCAGGGACGTACTTACAGGCGGAGCCGGTGACGATAGATTTTACTTTAATTCCCTAGATGAAGGAATTGATACCATCACTGACTTCGACTACTTTGATGATGAGATTTGGATTTCCGCCGAAGGTTTCGGAATAGATACAGACGCTCTCGATGCGATTACATTCGACAGAAGTACAGGCGCACTGTTCGTTGAAGACACTCAGATTGCGAGAGTTTCCTCTATTTTCGGCTCACTCCCGATTTCCAGTGGTATCATCACCATTTTCTAG
- a CDS encoding glycosyltransferase yields MTICDVITIARNAENIIYKTLKNVSSQNYPSINHIIIDGQSTDLTAEVIRKFSHTKNCQIYYQQKLGITEAFNQGLRYSLGDLVIFLNAGDLLVDEKTITNIVDSYNNHNWLWAFGETISVSRKGYLKRHIKQYGEWRQELFLYGNPICHQSTIFTRTILEKVGLYNETFTLGMDYDFNIRASLIEPPYLLKFPVSYYDTTGVSSLKVFQVHKAHSDIRKKYFIYDSQRNFKIDTVGFIKAIKRFLMIPFKLYL; encoded by the coding sequence GTGACTATATGCGATGTAATAACAATAGCTAGAAATGCAGAAAATATTATTTATAAAACTCTCAAAAACGTCAGCAGTCAAAATTATCCTTCAATTAATCACATCATAATTGATGGTCAATCAACAGATTTGACCGCAGAAGTAATTAGAAAATTTTCTCATACAAAAAATTGTCAAATATACTATCAACAAAAACTTGGTATTACAGAAGCTTTTAATCAAGGTTTACGTTATTCATTAGGAGACTTAGTAATATTTTTGAATGCAGGAGATTTACTAGTAGATGAAAAAACTATAACTAACATAGTAGATTCATATAATAATCATAACTGGCTTTGGGCATTTGGAGAAACTATTTCAGTTAGCCGTAAAGGATATTTGAAAAGACATATTAAGCAGTATGGGGAATGGCGACAAGAATTATTTTTATATGGTAATCCTATATGTCATCAGTCTACTATTTTTACTAGAACAATTTTAGAAAAAGTAGGTTTATATAATGAAACATTTACTTTAGGTATGGATTATGACTTTAACATTAGAGCCTCTTTAATCGAACCACCATACCTTCTAAAATTTCCGGTTTCATACTACGATACTACAGGTGTATCTTCTCTGAAAGTGTTTCAAGTTCATAAAGCACATAGCGATATTAGAAAAAAATACTTTATATATGACAGTCAACGTAATTTTAAAATTGATACTGTTGGCTTTATAAAAGCAATTAAACGTTTCTTAATGATCCCATTTAAGCTATATTTATGA
- a CDS encoding glycosyltransferase family 2 protein encodes MSISNIDYPSLILAIPAYNEAGNIERLIRGFLTTEYPKLIEIIVADGGSTDDTLDIVNKLSLEDSRVKLLHNPLKVQSAGLNLILKECTGDIFLRADAHSDYAPDYIERCVEALLDSKALNVGGAQRFVAKTPFQAGVALASKSFLGSGGAKYRNPNYNGYADTVYLGCFWTKELRDASGFDTSQITNEDAGLNQKLLNKNPQAIYISSNIHVWYYPRKTWKSIYVQYFKYGRGRYLTSIKHKNQLQLRGKLPFLFISATLLLSLIDFIVPQLSLHTEALILSALVFPFGESLRTTLKFRNNFTTELWRGGKDELPSCLNLWFFCGVTLLTMPLAHFSGYAYQLFRRRFMRVTGW; translated from the coding sequence ATGAGTATTTCAAATATAGATTATCCAAGCTTGATATTAGCTATCCCTGCATACAATGAAGCAGGGAATATAGAACGTCTGATTAGAGGTTTTTTAACAACCGAATATCCAAAATTAATTGAAATAATTGTGGCTGATGGTGGTAGTACTGATGACACATTAGATATTGTCAATAAACTCTCATTAGAAGATTCTAGAGTCAAGCTGCTACACAATCCGTTAAAAGTTCAATCGGCTGGTCTAAATTTGATACTTAAAGAATGCACAGGTGATATATTTCTCAGAGCCGATGCTCACTCTGATTATGCACCAGACTATATAGAACGATGTGTAGAAGCATTACTAGACTCTAAAGCCCTTAACGTCGGTGGCGCACAAAGATTTGTAGCTAAAACTCCCTTTCAAGCAGGGGTTGCATTGGCTTCTAAAAGCTTTTTAGGCAGTGGTGGAGCTAAATATAGAAATCCTAACTATAACGGCTATGCTGACACAGTTTATTTAGGCTGCTTTTGGACAAAAGAATTACGTGATGCTTCTGGATTTGACACTTCACAAATTACCAATGAGGATGCCGGATTAAATCAAAAATTATTGAACAAAAATCCACAAGCTATCTATATAAGTTCAAATATACATGTATGGTACTATCCTAGAAAAACTTGGAAATCTATTTATGTTCAATACTTCAAATACGGTAGAGGACGTTACTTAACTAGTATTAAACACAAAAATCAGTTGCAACTGAGAGGAAAGCTACCATTTTTATTTATATCAGCAACGCTGTTGTTATCGCTGATTGATTTCATCGTTCCTCAGTTATCTCTACATACAGAAGCATTGATTTTGAGTGCCTTAGTTTTTCCATTCGGGGAAAGCTTACGCACAACTTTAAAATTCCGTAACAACTTTACTACAGAGCTTTGGCGCGGTGGCAAAGACGAACTTCCTTCTTGTTTAAATCTGTGGTTTTTCTGTGGAGTTACGTTGCTAACCATGCCACTTGCTCACTTTTCTGGCTACGCATATCAGCTATTTAGACGCAGATTTATGAGAGTTACAGGTTGGTAG
- a CDS encoding Uma2 family endonuclease — protein MTTATSLTLEEFLKLPETKPASEFINGCVSQKLMPQGKHSRLQLKFCDVVNNVAETAKVALAFPELRCTFAGRSIVPDASVFLWQRIPFDADGEVPNAFKIYPDWTVEILSPDQKATKVISNILHCLKHGTKLGWLIDPEDRIILVFISGREPVELTGNDTLPIPEFLTLDLTVEHVFGWLKVG, from the coding sequence ATGACAACAGCAACCTCTTTGACTCTCGAAGAATTTCTCAAACTGCCGGAAACTAAGCCAGCCAGTGAATTTATAAATGGTTGTGTTTCCCAAAAACTTATGCCTCAAGGTAAACATTCGCGCTTGCAACTGAAGTTTTGTGATGTAGTTAATAATGTTGCAGAAACAGCGAAAGTTGCCCTAGCTTTCCCAGAATTGCGTTGCACTTTTGCTGGACGCTCGATTGTTCCAGACGCTAGCGTGTTTCTTTGGCAGCGAATTCCTTTTGATGCAGATGGTGAAGTACCCAATGCCTTTAAAATTTATCCTGATTGGACAGTAGAAATTCTTTCACCCGACCAGAAAGCTACTAAAGTTATTAGTAATATTTTGCACTGTCTCAAACATGGTACTAAGTTGGGATGGTTAATTGACCCTGAAGACCGAATAATTTTAGTATTTATTTCTGGACGAGAACCTGTGGAGTTGACTGGTAACGATACTCTTCCGATTCCTGAATTTTTAACGCTTGATTTGACCGTCGAGCATGTTTTTGGCTGGTTGAAAGTAGGCTGA
- a CDS encoding MOP flippase family protein yields the protein MSLKKSAVSGIKWSLVSQLGRQIMQLLTTVVLARLLSPNDFGLVSMATITTGFMTLFSDLGTSAAIIQRKQVSDSLVSTLFWVNGILGILASFILIVCAPLVTYFYQEPKVTEILRVLALTFIISGFSIAHKAILEKNLDFNTLAKIEIASVFLGAILGIISAFTGFGVWSLVIQTLTVAAITSILLWSKSQWKPQFIFCFGDLKEISSFTLNLTGFSIFNYFVRNSDYILIGRFLSSQDLGYYTLAYRIMLYPIQGISAVVGRVMFPVLSTIQDDNAKFRSIYLKAITKISLITFPLMTGVFVLSEPLILAFFGSQWRPVIILIMILSPLGLIQSVAMTVGYIYNIKDRTDLLFYWGIATGFPAIIAFGIGLHWGIIGVATAYNIYYLCLVTYPCFAIPFRLIELPMGDLGLVLWRPWVTSLIMLIVLSALKFILPISLASIWILVILVPLGILSYLLASWWINRQELLEFINFITPCSKEQLID from the coding sequence ATGTCTCTTAAAAAATCTGCCGTATCTGGTATTAAATGGTCTTTAGTTTCACAATTAGGAAGACAGATAATGCAGTTACTAACAACCGTTGTTCTAGCTAGGTTACTCTCACCTAATGATTTTGGTTTAGTTAGTATGGCAACCATTACTACTGGATTTATGACTTTATTCAGTGACTTAGGCACATCAGCAGCTATTATCCAACGCAAACAAGTTTCTGATTCCCTTGTAAGTACATTATTTTGGGTTAATGGAATCTTGGGAATATTAGCAAGCTTTATCCTTATAGTTTGCGCTCCTTTAGTGACTTACTTTTATCAAGAGCCTAAAGTCACAGAAATTTTAAGAGTTCTGGCATTAACGTTTATAATTTCTGGTTTTAGTATTGCTCATAAAGCAATTTTAGAAAAAAATTTAGACTTTAACACTTTAGCTAAAATAGAAATTGCATCTGTTTTTTTAGGAGCTATATTAGGTATTATTTCCGCATTTACTGGCTTTGGTGTATGGAGTTTAGTAATACAAACACTAACGGTTGCCGCTATTACATCAATACTTCTATGGAGTAAAAGTCAATGGAAACCTCAGTTTATTTTTTGCTTCGGCGATTTAAAAGAAATTAGTAGCTTTACTTTAAATCTAACTGGCTTTAGTATTTTTAATTATTTTGTCCGAAACAGTGACTATATTTTGATTGGTCGATTTTTAAGTTCCCAAGATTTAGGCTATTATACTTTAGCATATCGTATTATGCTTTACCCTATCCAAGGTATTTCTGCCGTTGTTGGTAGGGTTATGTTTCCTGTTTTGTCTACAATTCAAGATGATAATGCTAAATTTAGGAGCATTTATTTAAAAGCGATTACAAAAATTAGCTTAATTACTTTTCCTTTAATGACTGGAGTATTTGTATTATCTGAACCCTTAATACTTGCATTTTTTGGTTCGCAATGGCGACCAGTCATTATACTTATAATGATATTATCTCCTCTAGGGCTTATACAATCTGTAGCGATGACTGTAGGTTATATCTATAATATTAAAGATCGTACAGACTTGTTGTTTTATTGGGGCATAGCTACAGGATTTCCAGCTATTATTGCTTTTGGAATCGGTTTACACTGGGGGATTATTGGAGTTGCTACAGCCTATAATATCTATTATTTGTGTTTGGTAACTTATCCCTGTTTTGCTATTCCTTTTCGCCTCATTGAACTACCTATGGGCGATTTAGGTTTAGTGCTTTGGCGACCGTGGGTTACTAGTTTAATAATGTTGATAGTTCTTTCAGCACTAAAATTTATATTGCCTATCTCTCTAGCGAGTATTTGGATATTAGTAATTTTAGTTCCACTAGGAATTCTTAGCTACTTATTGGCAAGTTGGTGGATTAATCGGCAAGAATTACTAGAATTTATAAATTTTATAACCCCTTGTAGCAAAGAACAATTAATTGATTAA
- a CDS encoding YdcF family protein, whose protein sequence is MKRKLKLVKWVLAIALLLSSIIPVRIAIAFYQTPVPQAIFVLGSASERMKFAAQFWQYHQNLDIWVSDFPWNLENNRRIFLQYGVPNVKLHLDGRATDTVTNFTTLVEYFAHQRLQHIYLITSDYHMRRAQAIATIVLGSQGIAVTPIAVASQNQPSESMIRVLRDCGRSFVWIVTRRSAASFNSRLR, encoded by the coding sequence ATGAAACGCAAGTTGAAATTGGTAAAGTGGGTTTTAGCGATCGCTCTTCTATTATCTAGTATAATTCCTGTGAGGATAGCGATCGCTTTTTATCAAACCCCAGTACCACAGGCTATTTTTGTGTTGGGGAGTGCTTCTGAGCGGATGAAGTTCGCGGCGCAATTTTGGCAGTATCACCAGAATTTAGATATTTGGGTTTCTGATTTTCCTTGGAATTTAGAGAATAATCGCCGGATATTTTTACAGTATGGTGTTCCCAATGTAAAGTTACATTTGGATGGTAGAGCAACGGATACTGTGACTAATTTCACGACTTTGGTAGAATATTTCGCTCACCAGAGGTTACAGCATATATATTTGATTACGTCAGATTATCACATGAGACGGGCGCAGGCGATCGCAACTATTGTTTTGGGTAGCCAGGGGATTGCAGTTACACCTATAGCGGTAGCTTCTCAAAATCAGCCATCAGAATCAATGATAAGAGTATTGCGAGATTGTGGGCGATCGTTTGTGTGGATTGTGACTAGGCGGAGTGCTGCCAGTTTTAACTCTCGTTTGAGATAA